The DNA segment TTGTGGTTGCGGTAGTGTTTTGAGCCTGAATAGTGTTTGTTCCTAATACGAATGCTCCGATGGTTAATGCTGCGATTGCAATTTGCTTTTTCATAATGATATTATTTTATTTTTTATTCTTATTTAATTGTTCTCTTTTGAACATTACAAATGTACATCGGCAAAAAAAGTTTCTCTGTAGTGGAACATGGAAGTTCGTGTAGTGAAATCGCCACACGTATTTTAGTTTATTATTTAAAAAGAAAAGCCCTCAACACAAAATGTTGAGGGCTTATATAAAATTTTCTTTTATTTTTATTATAAAGCTGTTGCGGTATACGTTACTGTTTGCGTTTAATTTTCTTCAGGTTTCACAAAAAATATCTATAGGTTGGTAATTTGTTATCATCGTTTTTGAGACAGATTTATATTGAAAAATTACTCTTTGCAAAAGAGTATTTATGATTCTATAATTCGAATTATTCCCTGTTAAATTATAAAAATTATCTTGTAACTCATGTAAGTATGTACTAATAGTCCAAGTATTTTTTGGGTACACCTTATTGCCCTATTAGTATTTCTGCCTGGCTAACCTTTAAAATATCAATCATCATTATAAATGATAATTCTTCCTGAAGTACATTGCTCTTTGTCGGTTAATATATATAAAATCAAAGGCCTCCCGTAGGAAGCCTCTGAAACACCAAATCACAAAATATTAATATGAAAAAAAGTTTCTTTAGAATTAGCAATTTATAAAGCAGTCGCAGTATACGTTACTGTTTGCGTATAAGTTCCGGCCGGTTTACCTAAAATATCAGAAGAAGATGATTTCGCGGCAGGAATAGTGTAGTCCAGATTCAGTGTCAAGGCGCTTCCAAGTGGAGCATTTGCCACTAAAGTTTGATCAGCTACAGATAAAACAACAGCGTTTTTTGTACCACCCATGGTTCCGGAAGCTGCAGCAGCTTTAATAGTCAGAACATTTACAGGGATTACGTTGGTTCCATTCATGAAATTAGCACCTCCTGCTTTTACTTTTACATTAAAATTCTTAGTTGAAGTTACTTTTAAAGAGTTGGCTTTAGTAATCGTCTGATCAGAATTATAATCTGCTGCAGTAGCGTAGTTAAAGTCAACCGTATTCCCGATTGCAGTACTTCCCGCATCAATAGAGATCACATCGTTCAGGGTAATGTTTACCGTTGTAGTTGCAGTAGTGTTTTGAGCCTGAATAGTGTTTGTTCCTAATACGAATGCTCCGATGGTTAATGCTGCGATTGCAATTTGCTTTTTCATAATGATATTATTTTATTTTTTATTCTTGTTTAATTGTTCTCTTTTGAACACTACAAATGTACATCGGCAAAAAAAGTTTCTCTGTAGTGGAACATGGAAGTTCGTGTAGTGAAATCGCCACACGTATTTTAGTTCATTGTTTAAAAAGAAAAGCCCTCAACACAAAATGTTGAGGGCTTATATAAATTATTGTTTGTTTTAATTACAATGCAGTGGCAGTATAAATTATTTTTTGCATGTAAGTTCCTTTAGGCTTTCCCAGAAGTACCTTTGATGCTTTTTCTGCCGAAATAGAATAGGCAATATTTAAAGATTGTTTTGCCCCTAAACTTGCGTTACTTACCAGAACCTGATCGTTTGTGGATAAGGTAACCTCATTCAGGGTTCCCGTTAAACTTCCGCCCGCTATTGCTTTTACCTGTAATACGTCTACCGGAATTACATTTGCGCCACTTACAAAGTTTGCGCCCTCAGATTTTACTTTTACATCGAAATTCTTGGAAGAAATAATGACTAAGCTATTGGGCACCGTCACATTTTTTGAAGAATTATAATCTGTTGTATTCACATAATTAAAATCCACAGTGCCTCCTGAAGCAACACTTCCTACGTCCATTGAAATAACATCGGCTAAATTAATGTTGACGGAGGTATTAACCTGATCAGAATTTTGTGCCAGAACTTGGTTGCTTCCTAAAACGATTGCTCCCCAAGACAACGCAGCGATAACAAATTGTTTTTTCATGATAGAATAAATTTAATGGAACTCTAATAAAATGATGCCATTCAATATAATTATACTGACAAATGTCATTAAAATCAAATCTAATAACATTATTTGACATGACCAAACCATTATTGTTATTTTTAACTGATTGTAATTCTGTGCGTTAAGCATATTTTCTTTTGAATCGGGATATTATCACTATTGTATTTCACTTTCAAATGATAAATAAATATAGATTTTTTTACAAAACAGAAGATAATCGATGAAACTTGTTGATACATTTATATACCATACTGTGGTACAGCCACAGAAATATTATTTCATATTACGGCTGCTTTAGACTGAAGAGTTGTATTTGGTTAAGTGTTACCAGGATTTTGTTAATTCTAATCGTATTTATCATTGCAATTTTGTACTTATAAAATAGGACAATGAAAATAGTATTAACAGGTTCTCTAGGGAACATAGGAAATCCGCTTACCCAATTATTGGTTGGGGCAGGACATCAGGTTACGGTGATCAGCCGCAGAAAGGAAAGAATACCTGAAATAGAAAATTTAGGTGCTGTAGCAGCCATAGGAAGCATACAGGATGTGGAATTTTTAACAGAAACTTTTAAAAATGCTGATGCGGTCTACTTAATGGAAGCATGGGAAGGTATGGGAAGTCTTTTTGATCAGGAAATCGATTTTCTGGCTGAATTTAAAAAAACAGCTCGGAACTATGTAAAAGCCGTTCAACAGTCAGGAATCAGGAAAATCATTCATTTAAGCAGTATCGGGGCACATTCAGATCAAGGCACCGGAAGTCTTTTGGTTCACTATCATGTTGAGCAGATTTTACAGACTCTTCCTGAAGATGTTTCCATAAAATTTATGCGTCCCGTGGGATTTTTCAGCAATATCTACCGCTGGCTTCCGGCAATACAATCTCAGGGTAAAATTATTCAAAGCTATGGAGGATCGCGCAAAGAACCCTGGGTTTCACCTTATGATATTGCTGCGACCATTGCAGACGAGATGGAAAAACCGTTCAGCGGCAGAACAGTACATTATATCGCCAGTGATGAGGTTTCTCCTGATGAAATTACCGCGGCATTAGGACAATCGATTGGGAATCCGGATTTGGAATGGAAAGTAGTTTCGAGTGAAGAATTATTGCATCAAATGATGTCTGCGGGCATTAATGAATGGATTGCCAAAGGAATGGTTGCCATGCAAAGAGCACAGGCAGACGGTAGCCTGTATGAGGATTTTTATGCCAATAAACCCACCTTCGGAAAAGTGAAGTTTGAAGATTTTACAAAAGAATTTGCTCAGAAATATAAAATATAAATATAAATTAAAATGAAAACAGCATTAATAACAGGAGCCAACAAAGGAATAGGCTTTGAGACCGCTAAACAACTTTTAGAAAACGGATATTTTGTTTTTATAGGAAGCCGTGATATTGATAACGGAGAATCTGCAGTGGAACAACTGAAAAAAGCAGGTTTCGCGCATACGGAAGCCATTCAATTGGATGTAACCGACGCCGGCTCAGTGGAAAAAGCAAAATCAGCAGTCAGAAGCAAAACCGATGTATTGGATGTGCTGATCAACAACGCCGGAATAAACGGAGGAATGCCGCAGGCAGCTTTGGAAGCGCCGGTTGAGTCTTTTCAAAAAGTACTGGATACCAATCTGTACGGTGTTATAAGAATGACCCAGACATTTATGGATCTTCTTAGAAAATCAGAGGAGCCGAGAATCGTCAATGTTTCTTCAAGCGGCTGTTCCCTCACGTTACATTCTGATCCCGACTGGATCTACTACAGTCATAAAGCAGCGGTGTATACCGCTTCAAAAGCCGCCATGAATATGTATACCATCAACCTTGCCTATGAGCTCCGTGATACCCCATTTAAAGTCAATGCAGTCTGTCCGGGATTTGTCGCTACGGATTTTAATAATCACCGCGGTACAGGAACTGTGAAAGAAGGCGGAAAAAGAATTGCAAAATATGCCATGATCGGGCAGGACGGGCCTACCGGAAAATTCATCAGCGAAGAATATAATCCCGAAACCGGGGAAACACCATGGTAATTAATTCACTATTTTTACAGAACCAATCAAACAAATGAAAAGCAACCCAAATCATTTTCATAAATTTCACTCGTTAACTGAATTCCATAAGATGTTCGGAGTTCCTAAACCTGAGCATCCACTGGTCAGTTTCATCCGTCTGGAAGATATGACCCTACCTGTTGAGGAGCTATCGGAAAATCTGATATTGGATTTTTACAAGATCGCCTATAAGGATACGATCGGAAGTGCCAAATATGGCCAGCATCATTATGATTTTGGTGAAGGTGGTCTGGTATTTACAGCTCCGGGACAGCTCTTTGAAAAACCTAAGAATAATAAGAGCAAAGGCTTCCTGATCCTGCTTCATCCTGATTTTCTGCTTTCCTATCCATTAGCAAAAAAAATCAGACAATACGGATTCTTTTCCTATGCAACGGATGAAGCGCTGCATGTATCAGAAAAAGAAAAAGAGACCTTATTTTCAGTATTTAAGATTATTGAGGAGGAGCTTAATAACAGAACAGACGATGTGAGTCAGGATGTGGTTGTCTCTCAGATCGAACTTCTTCTGAATTACAGCAGTAGGTATTACAAACGTCAGTTTATTACGTATAAGGCAGTTAATGACCGCCTCATTGATAAGTTTGAAAAAGTTCTTGACGTTTATTTTAATACTGATGAAGAGCTGCAGAACGGAATGCCAACGGTGCAGGATCTTGCTGATCAGCTAAACGTATCCGCAAATTACCTGAGTGACATGTTACGTTCTTTAACCGGATTCAATACACAGCAGCATATCCATAACAGATTCATTGAAACCGCAAAGAAAATATTATCCACTACGGATCTGTCGGTATCTGAAATTGCCTACCATATGGGATTTGAGTATCCGCAGTCCTTCACCAGATTATTCAAGAGTAAAACCAATCAGACTCCTTTGGAGTTCAGGCAATCATTTAATTAGACCGTCAGCAATTGTATTTATCAACCATTTGTTTTATGTCTTCGTAATCTGACGGTCGGTTCATCATCATTGTCTTATATAAATTAAAAAAGGTGAATCAACATGATTCACCTTTATATATAATCGTTTATTACTCTTCAATAAATGCTAAAAGATCTTTGTTAATGGTTTCATGCTCGGTAGTTGGCATTCCGTGAGGGAAACCGGGATAAGTAATCAGTTTTCCGTTCTTTAATAATTTAATGGATTTTAATGCAGCATTGGCAATAGGAACGATCTGGTCATCCTCACCATGCATCACCAAAACCGGAATATCCACCGCTTTAAGATCTTCACTTAAATCGGTCTCTGAAAACGCTTTAATTCCATCATAATGAGCTACGATTCCGCCCATCAGTCCCTGTCTCCACCAGTTTCTCTGAACACCGTCTTTTACATCAGCGCCTTCTCTGTTATACCCGTAAAAAGGAAAAGTAAGGTCATAATAAAACTGATTTCTGTTGTTCATGGTCTGATTTCTGATATCATCAAAAACCGACATCGGCACACCGTCCGGATTGCTTTCACTCTGCACCATCACAGGAGGAATTGCACTGATCAACACTGCTTTTTTAGCTCTTCCGTTGGCATATTTATTCACATAACGGATTACTTCACCACCGCCTGTTGAGTGTCCGATGTGTACCACATCCTTCAAATCTAAAAATTCAACCAATTCTGCAGCATCAGAAGCATATTGCTCAATGGTGTGGTTATAAATATTTTGGCTGGAACGTCCGTGACCTCTCCTGTCGTGAGCGATTACCCGGTACCCTTTTTTCAGAAAGAAAATAACCTGGGCATCCCAGTCGTCTGAAGATAATGGCCATCCGTGGTGAAACATCAATACCGGTCCTTCACCCTGGTCTTTGTAAAAAATTTCTGTTCCGTCTTTTAATGTAAGTGTACTCATAATATTAATTTTTTTATGTTGTTAATTGTTTTGTCTTATTTGTTTAGCAAATGTATGGAGGATAAAACAGGTAGAAATTAATCTAGTTTAACTTCGTACATTTTGATACAATTTTTATTAGGGGGCAGCTTATTGACATTTATCTAAAGCTGTTTGTTAATTTCTATGGCAGCTTTTCCTTGTGTAGATTATCCTGAGCTTGTGGAATGGTTTTCTCTTTTTTGCCATTACAGACATACTCAGATCGGACTGCAATTCGGGATTAATTCACATTTTCCCTTACCAGTTCGAGTAAATCTTCCGCACCGCCATTGAATTTATTTCCATTAATGAAAAATGAAGGCGTGCCGTTTACGCCGCTGATAATACCGCTCTCGAAATCTGAATCTACTTTCTTTTCCAGTTCGGGTTTCTGAATATCTTCTTTGAATTGAGAAAGGTTTAAACCTATTTTTTCTGCAAGCTGAAATAGAAAACTTTCATTCAGAGATTGCTGATTTTCATAAATGACATCATGCATTTCCCAGAATTTCCCCTGAAGATCGGCGGCTTCTGCTGCAATTGCGGCGGGTCTTGCATATGGATGCATTTCCGACAACGGAAAATTCCTGAAAACAAAGTTTACCTGACCTTTGAATTCTTTCATTAATTCTTTAAGAACAGGATAAGCGGCTCCACAATACGGACATTGATAATCGCCGTATTCTACAATGGTAAGGTCGGCATTGTCGTTACCTTGCGCATGGTCAGTTTTATTTACTGATGGTTTTAGTGACATAATTATTTTGTATTAAGTGTTTCTAAAGCTTCCAATATTCCGTCTGCACCAGGATTAATAGCCGTTGGTGACAGATAACTCCATTCGATGATGCCCTCTTTATTGATAACAAATAAAGCCCTTTTGCATTCTCCTTCCTCCTCATCATAAACGCCATACTTTTTTGCGGTTTCTCCTTTTGCTTCAAAGTCGGCAAGCAAAGGAAAATGCAGGTTCCGTGATTCTGAAAAAGCCAGATGACACCATTTGCTGTCCACAGAGATTCCGAATATTTCTGCGTCGTATTTTTTGAAGAATTTCAGCATTTCGTTGTACAATGCCATCTGATCACTGCAAACCGGGCTCCAGTCTGCGGGATAAAAGGCGAGAATAACATTTTTTCCTTTAAATTCAGATAATGTTATTTTCTGGTCTGGTGTAGCAAATAATGTAAAATCTGGGGCAACAGTTCCTTTTTGTAACATAATATTTAGTTTTTTGGGTTATTGAATTGAAAATCTACAACAAGTTAGCAATAAAATGGCAGGTAAAAGCAAATGCCAGTTTACCAATATATTAATTAAGACAGGAGCTACCGCAGCGCCATATAGAAATCCCGTCCACAATAGCGGAAGATTCCGTCATCATGGGTATGGAGTTCTTTTTTTCTAACTCATATTTAAAGCTTAAATTTTCAGTATGCATCCTATTACTTTTATGATTATTATTTACAGTTCTTAATTTCTATGGTAAAGCTACTTCCGAACCGGGTATTTTTTAGATCTTATTCGATGAGCAGGCAAAATCAGTCGTTGGGCTTTATATTGGTGTAGAAAATAGTGTTGTAGATGAATATCCGTTGTATTGAGAAGTTTATGATTTGAAGATAAATTTCATTCTCGATACATTTTTCTTCACTTTGTTACAAAAAAATACTCGAATTGACGAAGCAAATATCAAAATATTCAATACACAATTTGTAGATGAATTAAAAGTTATTTGGTTACAAACAAGGTATGCTAATTCTAAAAAGGCTGATTGTATTTGCCTGTCAATGCTTTGTTTTCGATACTTTTTGCAAAGTTGGGTGTTTCTTCGTGATTGTGCGCATCGGAAGCAGCTTGTCTGGAAGCGGCTGCACTTGCTAATTCAATGCCGTGTTCTTTCATATATTCGAACATTTCCGGCGTTGCCGTTGCGTGAATTTCGTTGGTGTACAAAGTCGTGTTATCATCGATTTTTGAGGCTTTCAGCTCCCATAAAACCTGTACCTTCGTTCTTCCGTTTTTGGTAATGGAATCAGATACTGACAGCATTCTGCAGTAATCTGGTCGATAGACGGTGGCTACATAATGCTGAACCATCAAAGCGTCTCCGATTGTTTCCACATTCAGCGAAACCGGCTCGCCATCGAAAGTGGTGGAAATAGCCGCTCCGATATGTTGGGTTGAGCATCTTTGATATTCGGCATCGGGTAAGTTTAATAACCAGTCTGCAATGTTAACTTTTTCGAATGGTGCATTAATAACAGCAGTTACACTTGAGTGAGATAATGCATTTTCTGATGTTTGTAGAATTTCCATAATGTTTGGGCTTTAATTATTGTATTAATTGTTGATGTAAAGCTACTGCCAACTTAGCGGGAAATCAGCTGGTGTTCGATGAACAGGCAGAAACTGTCGTTAGATAAGATCGAAAAATTAAAAAAGATAAAAAGGATGATGTTTTGGAAAAAAACGAAAAAATCACTGTAAAAACAGTGATTGGTCATATTAATGTTAAATGATATTATTTAAAAAGCCATTTTCTGATCAGCTTTATATAATTGGGCATTACAACGAAAACCATCAGGAAAACAATGGATGCAGAGATCAAAAGCCCGTCTGAATAATGATTTGCAGGGATTTTTAATAATCTTAAAAAGGGCAGGAGTAAGAGCGGAACCACTAATGATAAAGGATAAATGGCTGACCAGGTTACCAAAAACTGTTTCCATCGTACGGGAACCTTTGTTTCGTTTTCGTTCTCAAAAAGAAAATCGAGCCCGGATTTTATTTTGTAATGGTCATTTTTATGAAATAGGGGGTTGGCTTTTTCAATCAGTTTTTTTCTGTTATCGGAATCAATCCAGTTTTTGAGATTTTCAATCGTATCAAATCTGATAATCACAGTGTAAACAAAAGTTAAACCCTGGATCGGTCTGATGATCTGCCAATCAATAAAACCTTTTGCATGTCTGGTTAAAGGAACGATCTCATTGAGCCATTGCTCGTACTGTTGCTGTTTCCCATCCAGAATGTGATGCGAAATCACTACAGATGCCCCCTGATTTTCCATAACGATAGTTTTCTTTAATTAATAGTTTGTAAAAATAATTCTGCCTCGGAAACTGCTTTTAAAACAATCTCTTTTACATCTTTTAAAGTCTGTTTTGAAGCTGGGTTTTCTCTATTGGTTAATTCTAAAGTATTCAGTTTTTCCTCTAATAAAGGAAGTAATCCCATTATTGCAACACTGGATTTCAAATCATGTGCTCTGAGTTTTACGATCTTAAAATCTGTATTTTCATAAGCCGATTCCATTTCCTGCAAATGACCGGGAACTTTGTCTAAAAACTGCTTTGTGACCGTTCTTTCAAAATCTTGGTCACCATTGCTGACAGACTTCATATAATTAATGTCAATGTATTGATAAACAGGAATGGTTTCTTGGATTTTTAATTCATTATTTTTATTTTCTTTCAATCCGAAACCTGAAATTAATTTAAATAATTCATCTTCATTGACCGGTTTGGAAATATATCCGTTCATTCTCCGGCTCAGGCATCTTTCTCTTTCTCCGGCCATTGCATGTGCGGTCATTGCAATGACTGGAAGATTCAGATTCAATTCTTCGCGGATTTTTTGTGTTGCGGTATAGCCGTCCATTTGTGGCATCTGAATGTCCATTAAAACCAGATCACAGTCGTGATTTTTAAGATATCCTACTGCTTCCAGACCATTGTTTGCGGTGTCAAACTCAATGTTCCATTGTGACAGAAGATGCTTCATCAGACTTTGATTGATGGCGTTATCATCTACTACCAAAACTTTCAATGGTGTATTGGATCTGTCTTTAAAATATGTTGTATCATGAGAAGGAATTATGGCAATCTGTTCTTTCGCAATGGCATAAGGAATGAAAAAATGAAAAGTCGTGCCTTTTCCCTGTTCGCTTGCAACTTCAATATCTCCATTTTGTAATTGAATTAAACTTTTCACAATGGATAAACCAAGTCCCGTTCCTCCGTAATTTCTTGTTATAGAATCTTCACCCTGGTTGAATCTTTCAAAAACCTCGCTGAGTTTTTCTTTATCGATTCCGATTCCTGTATCTGAGACTTTAAAACCGACAACAACTTCGTTTTCGGTTTGATTTTTATTGTAAATCTCAATACTAATGCTGCCTTGCTGTGTAAATTTAACGGCATTTCCGATGAGGTTCACCAAAATCTGGGTTAGCCTCGTTGCATCACCATTCAGCGTATCCGGAATCGACGGATCTATTTTGCTGGAAATTGTTAATCCTTTTTCTTTTGCCCGTTCCACAAAAAAAGTTTCTACCGAATTTACCAGTCCGTTGATGCTGAATATTACTTTGGTAATGCGCATCATTCCGGCTTCGATTTTTGATAAATCCAGAATATCATTGATAATGGCCATCAGGTTTTCTCCTGAGCTTTGAATGGATGATACAAATTCTTTTGAAGTCTGATCCAAAGGTCTTTTCTGTAAAAGATTGGTAAAGCCCAAAATTCCGCTGAGGGGCGTTCTGATTTCGTGGCTCATATTGGCTAAAAAATTTTCTTTGGTTTGTGCAGCAACAGTAGCTTTTTTTTCTGCGATATCCAATTCCTGGATCAGCAATCTCTGACGTTTAAACTGGCGAAGAATATGAAAGCCAACGATGGATCCGCTCAAAATCAGTAAAATCAATAAAGAAATATCATATAACCTTGCCTTTTGACCCATTGTTTCGGTCTTTTTGCTGAGGTCTACCATATGAAATTTACGGCTTTCATAAATTTTTGCGGTGATTGTTGTGATTTCATTTGATATTTTTCTCGCTCTCGGGTTGGCAATGGAGGTCTGATCATCCATGTTTCCGAGTGTATGATAACGAAGCAATAATTTGTCTTTCGTGGTTTTCTTTTCCATAGCGAGAACACTCAGTCTGTGAATCAGCCTTTCCTCTTCTGCATCGGTGTTGTCTTTGGAAAGGGAGTCTAAAAAGTTTTCTATCTGGCTGATCTTTTGGTCGATTCCTTCAAGATGAGTAGTATCATTGGTTGCAATGGAAGCCCGGATTCTGCTTTCAACGCCTAAAATATCACGGTCTATTTCACGCAAATGATTGCTGGAACGCAATTCGTTAAGAAGTTTATTGTTATTAAGGATAAGCTCCTTCGTATTCTGCGCTGAATTGATTTGAACCGCGATTAACAGGAGAGAACCTGCAATAAATGTGAGGATGATAAAATAGCTGAATCTCCTGTTGTCCATTACTGAAGATATTTTTTTCATAAATGTTTTTCCTTGTTTTTAATGCATACTTCGACTCCGCTCGGTACTCGCAACGTTTTTTTTCTTATTATTGAAAATATTTAGTTCTAAAGGTACTTCGTCAAGCTTAGCATAAACTATTCACTCAGCAAGATTTAATATTAAGTTTATCATTCTGTAGGAATCTAACCGTGGATGCCGGGATTCCTACGGAATGACAAATACTGTTTTTATTTTGACGCTACTTTTTGTGCTGAATCTGCATCTTGGCTTGAGCGGAGCTCTTTTTGTTATTGCGATGCTGAACGGTTCAACAGATTGCTGCGTGAACTTAGCTCAGGATAAACTACAGACGGGTTAAGCTGCCCGAATAAAATTAAAAAACATTCATTCTGGTGTTGAGTGCTTTCCTGTATGCATCTGCAACCGGGATAAATTTTCCGTTAATCATAATTCCGCCGTCCTGAAGTGTATCTATCTTGCCGACTGAAACAATGTATGAACGATGAACCCTTATGAAATTGTCTTTCGGAAGGCGTTCTTCCGCCGTTTTCATTTTACCGTGGATGGTAAACATTTTTTCCCGGGTGTAGAACTTTACATAATCGCCCATCGCTTCGGCATAAAAAATGTCATCGAGCTTCAGTCGCCTTGTAATATTGGAATCCCTTACAAAAAGGAATTCATCTTTTGTGACTTCCACATTTTCTTTTCTGCTTTCCAGAATTGTCTGCGCTTTGCTTACTGCCTGTAAAAACCTTGCCGGTGTTATTGGTTTCAGAATGTAATCTGCAATATTCAGTTCAAAAGCTTCTAGTGCATATTCCTTATTGGATGTTGTGAAAATGATAATGGTACCTCTTCCCGAAAGATTCTTGGTAAGTTCAATACCTGTCATTTCCGGCATTTCGATATCGAGAAAAATCAAATCGACGTGATTAGACTGCAAGTGGTTGTAAGCCTCAATGGCATTGGAAAATTCGCTGACAATTGTGAGACTGGGAATTTGTTTTGCCAAATGTGAGAGTGTGGTTCTTGCAATGTCGTTATCATCTACGATGAGAGCTTTCATAAGGATATTTATTTATGGTTACACAAATATAATTATTCCTTTGTGTTTTCCCAATTTATCTGAAATACGAGCGGATCATCCAGGCCATTTCTTCGTGCGTTTCCATCAATCCTGTGATGAAATCACTTGTACCGTAATCTTTGAATTCTTCGGCAAAAGGAGTGATATTCCCTCTCAGAAATTCAATAATGCTTTCGTGGTCGCTTAATAGGTCTTTCATATAGCCTAAACCGTCGTTGGTTCTGTCGGTATATTCTGTAAGATGGGTTAATTCGAGATAGATTTTCATTGTTGCCGGCGCATAATGTCCTATTTTTCGCATGCGCTCTGCAACGCTGTCAATCAGCCCATCCAATTGTTTGTATTGCTCTTCGAAAAAGATATGGTTGGCATGAAAGTTATCCCCGGTAACGTTCCAGTGAGCATTTCTGGTTTTAATGTAAAGTACAGTTTCATCTGCTAATAATTTAGCCAATTGTTCTGCTACTGCTTCTGTGTTTTTTTCTGTGATTCCGATTTTTGTTTTCATAATAATATGATTTTAAGTTGTTTGTTTTACTGATGTAAAGTTCGATCGGAATACTTTTATTTTGAGATTATTTTCGATAAATCGGCAAAATGAGTCGTTGAATTTGATATTGAAGATTTTAAATGCCGGAAGAATCGTCATCAGCAGCTCCCGTTGTAAATCAAGGAACTAAGACCGGAACATTTGATTTTTTATTGAATTTCAACATTATACATACTTTCAATTAAGATGTTTGCTGAAAATTTTGAGTTCTTATTTGATTAGGCAATAATATACTTAGGTTACCGGAGTTAGGTAATATCATCATTAGATAAGCACATACCGGTCATACTATCTGTTTATAAAACAAGTAATGCCTTAGTATATCATTGCCTTTTTAATTAATTACAGTAGGAAACCCGCGGATTGGTACTGTTCCCACATTTAAACTGGTATTTAAACTGCAGGTATTTCGGCGTGGGATTATCTGTGACTTCAAGAGGATTCATTGTTTGTCCGTTATAAGAAGGCATGGTGACCTGCGCGGCAGAACCATTCCCCAAAGCAGTATTTTTTGCACTGCTGTTTCCATTGAAACTATAATCCATCATAGCATCCAAAAGACGGTACACTCCATAATAGTCCAATGCATCGAAAATTACTCTTGAACTTGGCATGGCGTGGTCTGTTACATAATTATATCCGTTAACAGTAGACGATTTAATATAAATAAAATCCTTTTCAGCATTAGGAATATTGATATTTTTAAAGATATCAATTGCCATCCTGTGATCGTTGACATCATCC comes from the Chryseobacterium nepalense genome and includes:
- a CDS encoding antibiotic biosynthesis monooxygenase, whose protein sequence is MENQGASVVISHHILDGKQQQYEQWLNEIVPLTRHAKGFIDWQIIRPIQGLTFVYTVIIRFDTIENLKNWIDSDNRKKLIEKANPLFHKNDHYKIKSGLDFLFENENETKVPVRWKQFLVTWSAIYPLSLVVPLLLLPFLRLLKIPANHYSDGLLISASIVFLMVFVVMPNYIKLIRKWLFK
- a CDS encoding hybrid sensor histidine kinase/response regulator, with the translated sequence MKKISSVMDNRRFSYFIILTFIAGSLLLIAVQINSAQNTKELILNNNKLLNELRSSNHLREIDRDILGVESRIRASIATNDTTHLEGIDQKISQIENFLDSLSKDNTDAEEERLIHRLSVLAMEKKTTKDKLLLRYHTLGNMDDQTSIANPRARKISNEITTITAKIYESRKFHMVDLSKKTETMGQKARLYDISLLILLILSGSIVGFHILRQFKRQRLLIQELDIAEKKATVAAQTKENFLANMSHEIRTPLSGILGFTNLLQKRPLDQTSKEFVSSIQSSGENLMAIINDILDLSKIEAGMMRITKVIFSINGLVNSVETFFVERAKEKGLTISSKIDPSIPDTLNGDATRLTQILVNLIGNAVKFTQQGSISIEIYNKNQTENEVVVGFKVSDTGIGIDKEKLSEVFERFNQGEDSITRNYGGTGLGLSIVKSLIQLQNGDIEVASEQGKGTTFHFFIPYAIAKEQIAIIPSHDTTYFKDRSNTPLKVLVVDDNAINQSLMKHLLSQWNIEFDTANNGLEAVGYLKNHDCDLVLMDIQMPQMDGYTATQKIREELNLNLPVIAMTAHAMAGERERCLSRRMNGYISKPVNEDELFKLISGFGLKENKNNELKIQETIPVYQYIDINYMKSVSNGDQDFERTVTKQFLDKVPGHLQEMESAYENTDFKIVKLRAHDLKSSVAIMGLLPLLEEKLNTLELTNRENPASKQTLKDVKEIVLKAVSEAELFLQTIN
- a CDS encoding LytR/AlgR family response regulator transcription factor, translated to MKALIVDDNDIARTTLSHLAKQIPSLTIVSEFSNAIEAYNHLQSNHVDLIFLDIEMPEMTGIELTKNLSGRGTIIIFTTSNKEYALEAFELNIADYILKPITPARFLQAVSKAQTILESRKENVEVTKDEFLFVRDSNITRRLKLDDIFYAEAMGDYVKFYTREKMFTIHGKMKTAEERLPKDNFIRVHRSYIVSVGKIDTLQDGGIMINGKFIPVADAYRKALNTRMNVF
- a CDS encoding Dps family protein, with the translated sequence MKTKIGITEKNTEAVAEQLAKLLADETVLYIKTRNAHWNVTGDNFHANHIFFEEQYKQLDGLIDSVAERMRKIGHYAPATMKIYLELTHLTEYTDRTNDGLGYMKDLLSDHESIIEFLRGNITPFAEEFKDYGTSDFITGLMETHEEMAWMIRSYFR